From the genome of Saccharomyces paradoxus strain CBS432 chromosome XII sequence:
NNNNNNNNNNNNNNNNNNNNNNNNNNNNNNNNNNNNNNNNNNNNNNNNNNNNNNNNNNNNNNNNNNNNNNNNNNNNNNNNNNNNNNNNNNNNNNNNNNNNNNNNNNNNNNNNNNNNNNNNNNNNNNNNNNNNNNNNNNNNNNNNNNNNNNNNNNNNNNNNNNNNNNNNNNNNNNNNNNNNNNNNNNNNNNNNNNNNNNNNNNNNNNNNNNNNNNNNNNNNNNNNNNNNNNNNNNNNNNNNNNNNNNNNNNNNNNNNNNNNNNNNNNNNNNNNNNNNNNNNNNNNNNNNNNNNNNNNNNNNNNNNNNNNNNNNNNNNNNNNNNNNNNNNNNNNNNNNNNNNNNNNNNNNNNNNNNNNNNNNNNNNNNNNNNNNNNNNNNNNNNNNNNNNNNNNNNNNNNNNNNNNNNNNNNNNNNNNNNNNNNNNNNNNNNNNNNNNNNNNNNNNNNNNNNNNNNNNNNNNNNNNNNNNNNNNNNNNNNNNNNNNNNNNNNNNNNNNNNNNNNNNNNNNNNNNNNNNNNNNNNNNNNNNNNNNNNNNNNNNNNNNNNNNNNNNNNNNNNNNNNNNNNNNNNNNNNNNNNNNNNNNNNNNNNNNNNNNNNNNNNNNNNNNNNNNNNNNNNNNNNNNNNNNNNNNNNNNNNNNNNNNNNNNNNNNNNNNNNNNNNNNNNNNNNNNNNNNNNNNNNNNNNNNNNNNNNNNNNNNNNNNNNNNNNNNNNNNNNNNNNNNNNNNNNNNNNNNNNNNNNNNNNNNNNNNNNNNNNNNNNNNNNNNNNNNNNNNNNNNNNNNNNNNNNNNNNNNNNNNNNNNNNNNNNNNNNNNNNNNNNNNNNNNNNNNNNNNNNNNNNNNNNNNNNNNNNNNNNNNNNNNNNNNNNNNNNNNNNNNNNNNNNNNNNNNNNNNNNNNNNNNNNNNNNNNNNNNNNNNNNNNNNNNNNNNNNNNNNNNNNNNNNNNNNNNNNNNNNNNNNNNNNNNNNNNNNNNNNNNNNNNNNNNNNNNNNNNNNNNNNNNNNNNNNNNNNNNNNNNNNNNNNNNNNNNNNNNNNNNNNNNNNNNNNNNNNNNNNNNNNNNNNNNNNNNNNNNNNNNNNNNNNNNNNNNNNNNNNNNNNNNNNNNNNNNNNNNNNNNNNNNNNNNNNNNNNNNNNNNNNNNNNNNNNNNNNNNNNNNNNNNNNNNNNNNNNNNNNNNNNNNNNNNNNNNNNNNNNNNNNNNNNNNNNNNNNNNNNNNNNNNNNNNNNNNNNNNNNNNNNNNNNNNNNNNNNNNNNNNNNNNNNNNNNNNNNNNNNNNNNNNNNNNNNNNNNNNNNNNNNNNNNNNNNNNNNNNNNNNNNNNNNNNNNNNNNNNNNNNNNNNNNNNNNNNNNNNNNNNNNNNNNNNNNNNNNNNNNNNNNNNNNNNNNNNNNNNNNNNNNNNNNNNNNNNNNNNNNNNNNNNNNNNNNNNNNNNNNNNNNNNNNNNNNNNNNNNNNNNNNNNNNNNNNNNNNNNNNNNNNNNNNNNNNNNNNNNNNNNNNNNNNNNNNNNNNNNNNNNNNNNNNNNNNNNNNNNNNNNNNNNNNNNNNNNNNNNNNNNNNNNNNNNNNNNNNNNNNNNNNNNNNNNNNNNNNNNNNNNNNNNNNNNNNNNNNNNNNNNNNNNNNNNNNNNNNNNNNNNNNNNNNNNNNNNNNNNNNNNNNNNNNNNNNNNNNNNNNNNNNNNNNNNNNNNNNNNNNNNNNNNNNNNNNNNNNNNNNNNNNNNNNNNNNNNNNNNNNNNNNNNNNNNNNNNNNNNNNNNNNNNNNNNNNNNNNNNNNNNNNNNNNNNNNNNNNNNNNNNNNNNNNNNNNNNNNNNNNNNNNNNNNNNNNNNNNNNNNNNNNNNNNNNNNNNNNNNNNNNNNNNNNNNNNNNNNNNNNNNNNNNNNNNNNNNNNNNNNNNNNNNNNNNNNNNNNNNNNNNNNNNNNNNNNNNNNNNNNNNNNNNNNNNNNNNNNNNNNNNNNNNNNNNNNNNNNNNNNNNNNNNNNNNNNNNNNNNNNNNNNNNNNNNNNNNNNNNNNNNNNNNNNNNNNNNNNNNNNNNNNNNNNNNNNNNNNNNNNNNNNNNNNNNNNNNNNNNNNNNNNNNNNNNNNNNNNNNNNNNNNNATTTAGTATTTGTAGGTGACCTGGATTATGGACAGAATATATCGATCGTCTAACAATAGCTATGTGTCACgtgatttttattttaattttgtGATGTgtcttcaaattcattaatTAGGGGTTAAGTGTTACCCTACTGTGCCCTAGAATTTCATAGCGTACCCTGACTCGTTTCGTTACTCATCGGCCCTGTTTTAACCATTTTGCCCTTTTCTGGCAAATATAATATGTCGGGCAATTTTGTCACTGGTTAGCGCAATAGGATTCGTTACCGCTGAGATAATATGACGGTGTTTTGAATTGGTCTGACTAGTAATCGATATTTTAGAAATTAATTAAGTGACCCGCGATGGTTATTAAGTCTCGacttttcttctaattAAAATCCTTCTTTCTTACCGGGGaaaatcattttttatatgcTCATAAAAGAATGCGATTATTTGTTGTTCAATACTTCACGAATGGGAAGGTAATATTCCATCAGCTCATTTCTTTAGGACCGCTAAATATAAAGCTTTAGCGTTATTGGTTATAAAAGACTAATGCTAACTGtgaaatttattttcaactaGCGGCGCTGCAGAATATAAGAAATCATGATTTATTCTTTCACACAGACTTCACACCATATTGTAAGTATGAAACAACAATTTTTCGTTCGAATAAGTAGTAGAGTTGAAAACTATTTTGCTGATCAGAGATATGAAGATATAGGTGTGTGATAAGCCCGGAGTACGTCCTACGATGCATGATTATGGGTTATTACAGTATCATTCTGATGCTAGTTCTGTATCTGCAGTACTTTTAAGCGCTAAGTGACAACCAAAACTGAGTAACGTCTCTGTTACCGGGGTTTCCTCGCTGTTGACGAAGGGAGGCTAGGGGATAGGATGGTATTTATCAGATCGATGTGTTGTATTCAGTTGTGCGGAAAGTGATAGATGTCCATATGATCATATTATtgccaaaaaagaaaagttttatttttcctcaCAATGTATTGCTCGAAGCAATGGCCAACAGAAAACGATTGACAAACATGCTAAATAGTATTGTCCGAATCGTGTCGCATGCAAAGAAAGGGGATAAACTGAAACTTTACATTAGCTATATACAATTGAATCATTCTTCATCTCTGAGGTGACATATATTAACggattttttgttttgtttcaACGATCTGAGAGGCAGTTTGAATATTGAATGTGGGGAGCGTACTTTCACCCTCATTATAAGTGTTGTTTTGGGGGAGGAAGGTTCAATTACATCGTCAGACGTTGCATACGGGTAAGACGcccaaaaaagaaacatgCCAATATCGGTATCTTTTTTGACGAATGGGTACCAAACCGCTGATGTCCACTCCTAATTTTTATGTACCTGTATCTCATTTTAACAAGAATTTATTGACATAAAAATTTATACAGTATGAAGAGGAAGTAAAATTTACGGAGATATGAATTTCCCTATAAATCGAGGTGCTTATtggttcaatttttcttcgataTAGGAAACCTTAGGGACCGTGGATGTGTTCCCTAGGGCAACCATTGAAACTGGTTTGTTCTGTAATCTGTAATTTGCCCACATAATGATGTCATCCTTAGTAATTTTATCAACTTGCTCAAAAACCTCTTCTGGCGATAATCTCTTACCTGTTGTCACCACTTGTCTGCCGATATCTTCAACAATGGCCGTCGACCCATCTAATGATAGCAATAAAGCTGCCTTTAGCTGAGCCTTTGCCCTATTCACCTCGGCGTCTGAAATTTTGCCGGATTTTATTCTCTTCCAttcctttaaaatttcGTCAACTATCAACTGCACGTTATGCTCATTAGAATCGGTTACTATGTACATCCCCCACAGACCTGAATCAGCGTATGATGTGGAGAATGACATATACGAATTAGCCAAAGGACCATTTTGACTGGCTGCTACTGCCAATGGAGAGGGAGAGTTTGTGCCTGTTCCAATAGCTCTGTCCCAATTACCGACAATCGCTTGTGTCGCCAGAGCTACAAAATAGTCAGGTGCAGACCATGAAACGCCCTCTAATGCAATAGCAATATGTGTAGTAGGTAAcgttttttcttcgatgaACCTCTCACCTCTACAAAATATTGGTAATGGCCCCCTTGGTGAGCCCAATGGGACAGGCGATTCAGATTTGGGCACATGACCAAAGTATTTTTGAGCATATTGTACTAATTTTTCATGATCAACAGCGCCCGCACCTGCCAAGACCATTCTGTCACCTTTGTAGTTCTTCGTTATATAATCTTTCAAATCTGATCTTGTTATAgatttaatattttttatagGTCCTAGAATGGTTCTTCCCAAAGGCTGGCCTTTATAGGTAATCTCATGAAGATGGTCAAAAACAACCTCATCGTGCATCTTGTCCACTTCTTCACTTTCTCTGATGATGACATccctttctctttcaatagCACTACCGTTTAAAACTGACTTGGTTAAAATATCACTTAAGATATCAACCGCCTTTGGAATATCTTCTTGTAGAGATTTAGCATAATAGACTGTATTTTCTCTTGATGTATACGCGTTCAAATGCGATCCGATATTTTCGATTTCCAATTCAATTCCCTGTTGCGACCTATTCTGAGTACCCTTGAAGGCCAAGTGTTCTAGAAAATGGGCTGTACCATTGTTTTTTACGTTTTCTGCCCTAGAACCGGCGTCGACGAATATTCCAACAGTAGCCGAAGATGTATTGGGAATGTATTCTGTGGCAATTGTCAACCCATTAGGTAGTTTCGAGGTTCTGGTTCCTGGAATTTGCGAGGAAACTGTACTCAAAAGCCTCCTTGTATTGCGCAGCTTGGATACTGTTCTGGAAAACATGTTATGATCACTTATCACTTTTCTCGCTGGTTTGATGTGATGAAAGCAATAGTTCATGGTTCACCTATAACGTATAAATTCACTGCTCATTACTAAATAGGTAAGCCTAGCTGGATGGCTAACATCACTATATACGTAAAAATAATCCTAGTCATTATAAGTAGTACATTGACCATTAATATCGCCCATTACCGACTGAGAAATTAACAGCAGTGGCTCGCCTTGTCCTAGTTCATGTTGAGTAAATTAATGCATGTATATAGTTTTACTAAAGTGGTGCATCTTACCTCTTCGCTCTCTTGAATAGATCAAGTTTTAAGGAGAATGAAACTGGACCTTGCACCTCAATGCGGCTTTAACAAGACAGCTCCAGACCTACATATCCAAGCTGGAGTACCCTTATCCGGAATgattgttttcaatatgatttaaaataataaggGACGCATATGATAACCGAGAACGGCCAGTAGAAGGGCGCTGGCCATAGGTATCCCTTAATTATGACATTGATTTCAAAGAACCAAACCTATATATATTCTCAATTGCTAAAACAGGACAGACCGACCGTTTATCGGTTCTAGTAAATCAGTAACGATTGTCCAAAACATTTCCAATAACTAGGAAAAGAGGAATGTCGTTGACTAAGTTTTTAAAACCTCTTTGCGGAATAAGAAGCTTTCATTCTTCAATTGCCAGACCCTTTACCATTCCTTTTCTGCCAAAGATTCCACAGAAACCTGGAGGTGTGAGTGGGACCGCAAATGATTCCTCTTACATGCCGCCCGAAAGCAGAGCTCAGGGTTCGTACCACTGGATTGTTGAGCGTGGTCTCTCTTTAGCAATTCTTCCACTGATTGCGGTTCCCTTGGTCACTACGGGTCCTATTTCCACTTTTACTGACACATTTCTTTCCTTGGTTCTGCTGGGCCATTGTCATATCGGATTTCAGTCTTGCATTATAGATTATATTTCTGAAAGAGTCTATGGAAAGGTACACTATTATGCGATGTATTTACTGAGCTTGGGCTCCTTTTTATCATTGGTCGGTATATACAAATTAGAGAGCCAAGAAGCTGGTCTTATTGGGTCTTTAAAATCACTATGGGATAACAAACTTGTGCTAAAGAAGGAAGCAGTGGTCATCGATTAATCGTCACAGTTTTCTAAGGAGTGGCTACTTTTTATCATTCGcatttatatatgtgtatTAAAAATACTTTAATAAATTGATCATTCATCGTTTGTTTTATTAGTCCCAATTTTCCATCAGAGCGTCTTTTATTGACTGAATGAATTCACCCTCTTCATCGACGTATTTTCTAGACCAAAGTTCACCAGTATTATTAAACTCCATAGGTATTAAATGTGTTTTGGTCTGCAGACCAACTTTCGTCATGATGCATGCTGAATGCAACGCTATATGGTCTTTGAACAATTCTGGCAACTTGGCGGTGCTGCCATATTTCTGGTCATTTAATATGGGTTGATTTAAAATTTGAGAGACGTGATGCCGTATCTgatgtttttttcctgtCACCAATTGTAAAACAATACATTGCTCGTCAACTACCTTGAACTTAGTAATCTCTCTACCACCAtgtgaaatcaaaaaattatagtGAGGCCCATAGTTAACTTCATAATTATTTGTTTCATTGAAATGAGCGGACGACTCGACAATGGCTACatactttcttttcaactgATAGCCCTTATTACCGCCTTTCTGTAAAAACCTGGAGAATTTTACACTTGCATCCTTAGTCTTTGCAATCAGCATTCCCCCAGTTACGCAATGGTCTAACCTATGTACGGTCCGACATAATTCTACTTGTTTGTGTGAGTAATAATCAGCTTTGAATCTCTCGAGTAGTGGAGTTGGGTCAAGATTAGGGTGTGTTCTCCCCCACGATCTCGAGTCTGGTGGCTGAGAAGGTATGCCAGGCGGTTTACTAACAATGAAATAATGTGCGTTTTCAAAAACTATTGGAATCTGCCTTTTCAGAGACATTAGAATATATCCTTCCCGACTTTGATCTCATAACTATTCATtgttccttcttttttttcttaagcAGCTTTGTAggcctttgaaaaagctaaGATGCAAATGGTGAAAATGCGACAGTTTTTTAACGTTAGCATTCTGCCAAGAAACGTAAATACTTTATGTATTATCTAAAATTCAATTTAACGctattgatgaaattgtcGTGGTTGAAGTCCTCTCTGTTGGAAATGTAGCTTTGGATAATATCTCTTCCAATATCTGCTAAATGACCCTCTTTGGTTAGTGATTCTAATAATTCAGGTTGAACGGTAAATAGATTCGCGAGTTCTCTCAGAGTAGCGAATTTGTCTATCAAGTTTGCCACCCCCCATTCTTCTATCGCGGTCTGGTAGCCTATAATATCCTTTGTAACTACAACACCGCCCACGGAATTTACTTGGAAGTGTGAATAATGCGACAGTAGTAAACTGTACAACTCTTCCCCAATTAATGTTAAAAAtgtttgtaaattttttcctttgagaAACTTCGAAGATTGTTCAAAGATTAAGTTTAAAATATTGACAATTTCAATTGCCGGTAAGGTATCCTGATCCAATAGCTCTTGAGATTTTGGCACAAaatccttcttcttttgcttACACAAAATTGTGGAAAATTTAGTTGAAATCACTGTAATGGTCTCTTGTAAGATTATATTGATCAGTATCTCcatcttttgaatttgtgaATTTGTCATCTCAATAATTTGTGCTTTGATTTCTGGTGaattatttaataatggTAAGAAAATGGATTTGATAGAAATCGACAATAAATCCAATATCTCCGTGCTCATTGAGATAAATTTTAAGAAATTCAGGTTTACCACTCCCGCTGTCTTGTTAATATCAACTTTACAAACTTTCCAGTAGGCAACTTCTAATGCAATTTCCATGTACGAATCAACAATTCCTAAAAACATTATTCTTAATATTTCTAGAATGTATAGATGCGCCTTATTTGGAATTAGTTCCATCACTCTTGCGGTAGACTCCACTACACATTTTAACATAGAATCGACATCGTTCAAAGAATAATTCGCCGGACTGTTTGGACTGTTATCAATATCGCTTGTTAtaatatttgaatttatcaAACTTGAAGAGTTGTTTGTTACATCATACTGTGTAGAAGAAGAGCTATTGTTAAAAGAATCGCTCAAAGTATTTGTACGGTTTAGACTCAAATGATCTTTATCTAAGtgagttttcaaaaaggaattaAACTGTGATAATTTACTTCTTGATGTTGAATCTTGACGAGAGTGTGTATTTCCTCTGGGAGAATGCATGAATGCATCCACGTTGGTTGATAGTTTCTCTTT
Proteins encoded in this window:
- the MAS1 gene encoding mitochondrial processing peptidase (Beta subunit of the mitochondrial processing protease (MPP)~similar to YLR163C), with translation MFSRTVSKLRNTRRLLSTVSSQIPGTRTSKLPNGLTIATEYIPNTSSATVGIFVDAGSRAENVKNNGTAHFLEHLAFKGTQNRSQQGIELEIENIGSHLNAYTSRENTVYYAKSLQEDIPKAVDILSDILTKSVLNGSAIERERDVIIRESEEVDKMHDEVVFDHLHEITYKGQPLGRTILGPIKNIKSITRSDLKDYITKNYKGDRMVLAGAGAVDHEKLVQYAQKYFGHVPKSESPVPLGSPRGPLPIFCRGERFIEEKTLPTTHIAIALEGVSWSAPDYFVALATQAIVGNWDRAIGTGTNSPSPLAVAASQNGPLANSYMSFSTSYADSGLWGMYIVTDSNEHNVQLIVDEILKEWKRIKSGKISDAEVNRAKAQLKAALLLSLDGSTAIVEDIGRQVVTTGKRLSPEEVFEQVDKITKDDIIMWANYRLQNKPVSMVALGNTSTVPKVSYIEEKLNQ
- the SHH4 gene encoding protein SHH4 (alternate subunit of succinate dehydrogenase (SDH)~similar to YLR164W), yielding MSLTKFLKPLCGIRSFHSSIARPFTIPFLPKIPQKPGGVSGTANDSSYMPPESRAQGSYHWIVERGLSLAILPLIAVPLVTTGPISTFTDTFLSLVLLGHCHIGFQSCIIDYISERVYGKVHYYAMYLLSLGSFLSLVGIYKLESQEAGLIGSLKSLWDNKLVLKKEAVVID
- the PUS5 gene encoding pseudouridine synthase PUS5 (Pseudouridine synthase~similar to YLR165C) → MSLKRQIPIVFENAHYFIVSKPPGIPSQPPDSRSWGRTHPNLDPTPLLERFKADYYSHKQVELCRTVHRLDHCVTGGMLIAKTKDASVKFSRFLQKGGNKGYQLKRKYVAIVESSAHFNETNNYEVNYGPHYNFLISHGGREITKFKVVDEQCIVLQLVTGKKHQIRHHVSQILNQPILNDQKYGSTAKLPELFKDHIALHSACIMTKVGLQTKTHLIPMEFNNTGELWSRKYVDEEGEFIQSIKDALMENWD